The Delphinus delphis chromosome 10, mDelDel1.2, whole genome shotgun sequence genome includes a region encoding these proteins:
- the RBSN gene encoding rabenosyn-5 — translation MASLDDPGEVREGFLCPLCLKDLQSFYQLQSHYEEEHSGEDRDVKGQIKSLVQKARKAKNRLLKREGDDRAESGTQGYESFSYGGVDPYMWEPQELGAVRSHLSDFKKHRAARIDHYVVEVNKLIIRLEKLTAFDRTNTESAKIRAIEKSVVPWVNDQDVPFCPDCGNKFSIRNRRHHCRLCGSIMCKKCMELISLPLANKLTSASKDSLSTHTSPSQSPNSVHGSRRASISSVSSVSSVLDEKDDDRIRCCTHCKDTLLKREQQIDEKEHTPDIVKLYEKLRLCMEKVDQKAPEYIRMAASLNAGETTYSLEHANDLRVEVQKVYELIDALSKKILTLDLKQDPPPHPNTLRLQRMIRYSATLFVQEKLLGLMSLPTKEQFEELKKKRKQEVERKKILERRAALESQRRLEERRSDLVSHATNGEVVSLRGGHAPLRKAEGWLPLSGGQGQVEDSDPLLQQIHNITSFIRQAKAAGRMDEVRTLQENLRQLQDEYDQQQTEKAIELSRRQAEEEDLQREQLQMLREREREREREQFQAASLHTRTRSLDFREIRPFQLEPGREPRNHLAHALDLGCSPAQSSAAPKTPSPSSALEPIRLWSGPPALGQEFFPQSTTSQHNEVPSLNPFDEEDLSSPAAEGTASPPAAEPPLGPPACVLKEYNPFEEEEEEEAVAGNPFTSPDSPAPSPFDEEDGHPPQRPSGPPVPGSPFEEAPCTNPFEMDSESGQEGEEPIEEELLLQQIDNIKAYIFDAKQCGRLDEVEVLTENLRELKHTLAKQKRGAD, via the exons ATGGCTTCTCTGGATGACCCAGGGGAAGTGAGGGAGGGCTTCCTCTGCCCTTTGTGCCTGAAGGACCTGCAGTCTTTCTATCAGCTGCAGTCACATTATGAGGAAGAGCACTCTGGGGAAGACCGTGATGTCAAAGGGCAAATTAAAA GTCTTGTCCAGAAGGCTAGGAAAGCAAAGAACAGGCTGTTGAAACGAGAAGGAGATGACCGAGCTGAATCAGGGACCCAAGGATATGAGTCTTTCAGCTATGGAGGGGTTGATCCTTACATGTGGGAACCCCAGGAGCTTG GTGCTGTGAGAAGCCATCTTTCCGACTTCAAAAAACACCGAGCTGCCAGAATTGACCACTATGTCGTTGAAGTCAATAAATTAATAATCAGGTTAGAGAAG CTCACTGCATTTGACAGAACAAATACTGAGTCTGCGAAGATCCGAG caatagaaaagtCCGTGGTGCCTTGGGTCAACGACCAGGATGTCCCCTTCTGTCCAGACTGTGGGAATAAGTTCAGCATCCGCAACCGCCGCCACCACTGCCGCCTCTGTGGGTCTATTATGTGCAAGAAGTGTATGGAGCTCATCAGCCTTCCCTTGGCAA ACAAGCTCACCAGTGCCAGCAAGGACTCCCTGAGCACTCATACCAGCCCCAGCCAGTCACCCAACAGTGTCCACGGCTCCCGCCGGGCCAGTATCAGCAGCGTGAGCAGCGTGAGCTCTGTCCTGGACGAGAAGGATGACGACCGGATCCGCTGCTGTACACACTGCAAGGACACACTACTCAAGAGAGAGCAGCAGATCGATGAGAAGGAGCACACCCCTGACATCGTGAAGCTCTACGAG aAATTACGACTTTGCATGGAGAAAGTTGACCAAAAAGCTCCTGAATACATCAGGATGGCAGCATCATTAAA TGCTGGAGAGACAACCTACAGTCTGGAACATGCCAATGACCTTCGAGTGGAAGTGCAGAAAGTGTATGAGCTAATAGACGCTTTAAG TAAGAAGATCTTAACCTTAGACTTGAAGCAGGACCCTCCACCACATCCAAACACTTTACGGCTACAGAGGATGATCAGATACTCAGCTACGCTTTTTGTGCAG GAAAAGTTGCTTGGTTTGATGTCACTGCCAACCAAAGAACAGTTTGaggaactgaaaaagaaaaggaagcaggaagTGGAGAGGAAGAAGATCCTGGAGAGACGG GCTGCCCTGGAATCCCAGCGAAGGCTTGAGGAAAGGCGCAGTGACCTGGTGTCTCATGCGACCAACGGGGAGGTGGTGTCCCTTCGCGGGGGCCATGCCCCGTTGAGAAAGGCTGAGGGCTGGCTCCCGCTCTCTGGAGGTCAAGGGCAGGTCGAAGACTCGGACCCACTCCTCCAGCAGATCCACAACATCACATCCTTTATCAGGCAGGCTAAGGCCGCGGGCCGGATGGATGAAGTGCGTACGCTGCAGGAGAACCTGCGCCAACTGCAGGACGAGTATGACCAGCAGCAGACAGAGAAGGCCATTGAGTTGTCCCGGAGGCAGGCCGAGGAGGAGGACCTGCAGCGGGAACAGCTGCAGATGCTGAGGGAACGCGAGCGGGAACGAGAACGGGAGCAGTTCCAGGCGGCATCTCTGCACACGCGGACTCGGTCCCTGGACTTCCGAGAAATCAGGCCTTTTCAGTTGGAGCCAGGCAGAGAGCCTCGCAACCACCTTGCTCATGCCTTGGATCTGGGCTGTTCCCCAGCTCAGAGCAGTGCGGCACCCAAGACCCCTTCACCCAGCTCGGCTCTCGAGCCCATCAGACTGTGGTCTGGGCCCCCAGCCCTTGGCCAGGAATTCTTCCCCCAGAGCACCACGTCGCAGCACAATGAGGTGCCCTCCCTAAATCCCTTTGATGAGGAAGACCTCTCCAGCCCTGCAGCAGAGGGCACGGCCAGCCCTCCTGCTGCAGAGCCTCCTCTCGGCCCTCCAGCCTGTGTCCTCAAGGAGTACAATCCttttgaggaggaggaggaagaggaggcagtgGCAGGGAATCCCTTCACTAGCCCAGACagtccagcccccagcccctttgACGAGGAAGATGGGCATCCCCCTCAGAGACCCTCAGGACCTCCTGTTCCTGGCAGCCCCTTCGAGGAGGCCCCCTGTACTAACCCGTTCGAGATGGACAGTGAGAGCGGGCAGGAGGGCGAGGAGCCCATAGAGGAGGAGCTCCTCCTCCAGCAGATCGACAACATCAAGGCGTACATCTTCGATGCCAAGCAGTGCGGCCGCCTGGACGAGGTGGAGGTGCTGACGGAGAACCTGAGGGAGCTGAAGCACACCCTGGCCAAACAGAAGAGGGGCGCCGACTGA